The DNA segment GGTGTACTGAAAGCTTGTGGGTCTATCCCTGGCATGTCGGAAGCTTTCCAAGCAAAGAGGTCCAAAATTATCTCGCAGGAGCTTTATCAGCCTTTGTTTCAGATCTTCGCCTAGGCTGGCCCCTATGTTGGTgctttttccttcctcttttctGATTTAAACCTCTTCAGTTCTTCCACCCGGTTGTGGTCGCAACTCTTCCTTAGCTTTTATTTTCCCGAGCTCTATGGTGTGAacttccttcttctttcctcGGAGGTTtaagctttcattgtagcattttcttGCCAATTTCTAGTCTCATCGGACCGTCGCTATTCCCTTAGGTGTTGGAAATTTCATGCAAATGTGAGGGGTcgataccactgctccgagcCGATTTAACATAGTCCTGCCGATTAAGGCGTTATACACCGACCCAACATTGATGACGATAAAGTCGATGCTCAGAGTTTTGGAATTTTCTCCCTTTTCGAAGGTCGTGTGGAGAGGGATGTATCCCAGTGGCTTAATTGGCATGTCTCCTATTCCATACAGGGTGTCCGGGTAAGCTTTTAGCTCCCTTTCATCCAACCCTAACTTGTCGAATGCGGGCTTAAAAAGTATATCAGCCGAACTCCCTTGGTCCACCAAGATCCTGTGGAGGTTAGCATTTGCCAAGATCATGGTTATCACCACCGGGTCGTCATGCCCAGGCACGATCCCCTGTCCGTCCTCTTTGGTGAACGAGATGGTTGGGAGATCGGGAGATTCGTTTCCAACTTGATAAACTCGGTTCAGGTGTCTTTTACGAGATGATTTAGTGAGCCCCCTCCTACGAATCCTCCAGAGATCGTATGTATGTGTCTCTCGTGGGTTTGTGGTGGTGGGTGTCTCCTGTCTCCATCATCTCGCTTTCTTTTTCCAGAATTCtccgacctttccatgagatatctatcaagtcGGCCTTCCCTGGCCAAactttctatcacatttttaaggtcgTAGCAATCATTTGTTGAGTGACCATACATcttatggtactcacagtagTCGTCGCGACTTCCtcccttttttgtttttgatgggtCTAGGAGGCGGCAACCTTTCAGTATTACAGATTTCTCTGTATATGTCTACTAGGGAGACTTTTAGAGGAGTATAGGAGTGATATCTCCTCGACCTGTCGGGGCCgacctcctcttttttcttgggctccctttctctctcttttgccGTGTGAGGAGGCCCCTGTCGCCAGCTGGGCTCCCGTAGTCtagcattttcctccatgttgatgtacttttctgctcTCTCTTGTACATCACTTAAAGAGGCGGGGTGCCTTTTTGATATGGACTGAGAGAAGGGGCCCTCTCTAAGTCCATTTACTAACCCATGATAACTTCttctgtgggcaggtcttgaattTCTAAACACGCTTTGTTGATCCATGTAGTCACGTAGAGGTTCCCCGACCTCCTGCTTAACTCCCAGGAAACTCGGTGCGTGCTttactttatccttctggatggagaaccgCATTAGGAATTTTTTCGAGAGGTCCTCAAAGCTGGTAACCGACCTTGGAgggaggctatcgaaccacttcatcgctgttTTCGACAGggtggtcgggaaagctttgcagTGAGTTGCATCAGAAGCATCAGCcagatacatccgacttttaaaaTTGCTTAAATGCTGCTTCGAGTCTGTGGTTCCGTCATAAAGGCtcatatcagggcttttgaagtttcttGGAACTTtcgccctcattatgtcctcactgAACGGGTCCTCTCCTCCCAGGGGCGACTTTTCTCGGTCGCCACGGGAGTTCCGATTTTTAAGGGAAGATTCGAGTTTCAAgagtttttcttccaactcctTTCGTCACTCTATTTCCTCACTGAGATTTCGCTCTGCCTCTCGTTGTCGTTCTAATTCTTGTTCCAATTGTTCCAAACAACCTTGATGACCGTTGACCAGCCCCATTAACTTGGTTGTATAAGGTGGCCCTTCCTTTTCGGACTCTCGTCCTTCCGAGGAATTTACCTTTGGGTTCTTAAGCCCAGAGGTGCCTTCTCTATGCTGGTCGTTGGTTCCTTGGTGAAGGGTCAGGTCCGCGTCATTGTTTCTGGTATCTGGATTTTCTT comes from the Arachis duranensis cultivar V14167 chromosome 7, aradu.V14167.gnm2.J7QH, whole genome shotgun sequence genome and includes:
- the LOC107458427 gene encoding uncharacterized protein LOC107458427 encodes the protein MRAKVPRNFKSPDMSLYDGTTDSKQHLSNFKSRMYLADASDATHCKAFPTTLSKTAMKWFDSLPPRSVTSFEDLSKKFLMRFSIQKDKVKHAPSFLGVKQEVGEPLRDYMDQQSVFRNSRPAHRRSYHGLVNGLREGPFSQSISKRHPASLSDVQERAEKYINMEENARLREPSWRQGPPHTAKEREREPKKKEEVGPDRSRRYHSYTPLKVSLVDIYREICNTERLPPPRPIKNKKGRKSRRLL